ATTGCTATGGTTATTTTTAATTTCATTGCTGTGCTTTTAGTCCGCTGTTTAATCGTTGGCATATTGACTATCTCTTTTGACTGGTTCGGTTTTGTTCCAGACCTTGATTTTGTCTTCGTCTGTTATACCAGAGAGAATCTCGACATTGATCCCATCAGAAAGTCCTAGTTCTACGTCTTTGCGCTCGAATATTTGGTCTGCCGTTTCTACTTCGACATAAGGCTCGCCCGTTTCTTTGTCAAACTGGAGCAGCACTTCGTGGATAGAGAGGACATTTTCTCTAGAGTCCAATACCATGGTAGCATTGGCACTGTATCCTGCCCGGATGAAGAAGCCTTCGTCTAGGAATACATCCGCTTCGATGGTGAACTGCACGGTACCTGACTCTTCTGTTCCTTTGGGTGCGATGAATTTTAGTTTAGCATCGAATTTTTTGTCCTTGATAGCAGCTAGACTGATGACCAGAGGCATATCCATTTTGAGTTTACTCACGTCAGCTTCATCCACTTTGCCCTCAAAGATCATTTTGGTCAGGTCGGCGATCATGGCGATGGATGTACCGTCATTGAAGTTGTTGCTTTCGATGACTTGATCCCCTTCTTCGACAGGGATCTCTAGGATTGTACCAGGTACAGTGGCTCGGATGAGTGTGTTGGTAGCACCTCCTCCTGCGGTTCCTTCTTTGATGATTTTTAGGTCATTTTTGGCATTCTCCAATTCTTGTTTCGCTTGCGAATAGTTCAATTCAGCGTTGTTGTACGCTTGATCAGCGATGATGCCTTTTTCGTACAGTTTTTGGTTTCTGTCAAAATCATTCTGAGCGTTTTTCAAAACGATCTGAGCGTTTTTGACCCGACCTTGTGCGCTATTTAGCGTTGCCTCATTGGGTACTACTTTGATTTTGGCAATCAAGTCGCCTGTTCTGACCACATGCCCTTCTTTGACAAAAAGCTTGTCGATGATGCCCGATAGTTGTGGTTTGATTTCCACCTCTTGTTCTGGGATTACCTTTCCTGTCGCTACGGACTCATTCTGAATCGTGGCGATGAAGGCTTTTTCGGTTTCAAAAACTTCAACAGTCTTACTGTTGGACTGGATGAAGAAATTGGTCGCAAAAGCAAGCCCGCCCAGGGCGATTACGATCGCAAGGTATTTCAATACTTTTTTCATTGTTGATATAATTATGAGGTTAAAGCTTTATCTCTAGTTTTAGTATGTTATTCTTCTCTGAGTGCATCGATGGGTTTGATACTGATGGCCCGTTGTGCTGGGATGAGTCCAATCAAGGTGCCCAATATAATCATGATCGCCAGTGCTCCTAGTATAAAGGAGATCGGGACAGTAGGGTTGGCATAGGGGAAATCGAGCCCTTGAGTCCCCGCGTTGATTCCAAAGAGAACTACTGCACCAAGGATAATGCCCATGATCCCTGCGACCAGTGTCAAAAACACTGATTCCAAGAGGATCAATCCGCGTACTTCACCTGGTGTAGCACCCAGTGCTCGTCGGATTCCTAGTTCTTTGGTTCTCTCTTTGACGGAGATCAAAAGAATGTTGCCAATCCCGATGACCCCTGCTAGGATGGTAGCGATACCGACTACCAAGGAGAGGAAGGTCATGCCGTTGGAGAATCCCATGATTCGGTTGAACATCTCCCCGAGGTTGAATGACCCCAAGGCTCTGTCATCTTCAGGTGCGATTTGGTGTATTTTCTTCAAGGTGTTTTTGACATCAATTTCCACCTGGGTGACATTGGCATCATCGTATGCTGCGATAGCAAACCAACCTACATCTTCTCCCGAGTTGTATAGTTTTCGAAAGGTGGTGAAGGGGATGTAGATATCGCTGTCTGATTCGAATCCTCCTCCAGGCTCATACTTGTGTACTCCGATCACTTTGAAGTAGCTCCCGTCGATTCGGATGTATTGTCCGAGTGGGTCCTCATCTTTGTCAAATAGGTCGGTTTGGGTACGTTCACCGATGACACAGACTTTTCGCGCCAACTTGATGTCCTCTTCGTTGAGAAACCGACCTCCGTCAAATATTTTTTTGGCGGCAATCTTGACAAGCGAAGGGTAATCTCCGTAGATGTTGTAACTCCCATCTTTCTGACCAAATACAACCAGTGCTGGAGTTCCTCCCCACATGCCTTTGACATTGCGTGGAGCGATGAACTCAATTTGAGGGACTTTGGATTTGAGCTGAGCAACATCCGAAATCTTGAATTGAGGTCTGCGTCCTGTTTTGAATCCCGCATAGGGGACGCTCGTTTGGTTGGACCAGACGAACATGCTGTTGGTGGCCATGTCTTGAAACTCTAGTTCAAACCCATTGTTGAGCCCTTTGGCTGCACCAGATAGAGTGATGTATATGAAGATCCCCCACAGCACACCGATGACGGTGATGATGGTACGTCCTTTGTTTTTTCGGATAGAGCCGAATATCTCTTGCCAGGTATCTCTGCTAAATATCAGTTTCATCTTATTCGTCTCTTAGTGCTACAATCGGTTTGATTCGGGCGGCTCTACGTGCTGGGATGTACCCTGCAATCGCTCCAAATAGGATCAAGACTACCGTCGCAAATACACCCGTTTGCATATCGATATAGGGGTTTTTGATGAAGTAATGCTCGAGCGTCACTCCTAGGGAGTTGAGTATCAGTATCCCTGCAAATAGGCCTATATAGCCTGCGATCGTAGTGATAAAGATTGACTCTTGGAGAATCATGGCGATCACTGAGCGAGGGGTAGCTCCTAGTGCTTTTCGGATTCCAAGCTCTTTGGTTCGCTCCTTTACGACGAAGACCATGATGTTGCTAATTCCAATGATACCTGCCATGAGCGTACCTAGTCCGACAAAGGTCACAATGATTTGCAGTACACTAGCGAATTGTTGGTTTTGACGCAAGTCGTCTGCGACGTTGCGAATGAAAATCCCTCTACGGTCGTCTGGATGAATTTGGTGCTTGTCTTTGAGAAATTGTCTGAGTTTCTCTTCAAACATCATGGCCCCTGCAAAGCCTATTTCAGGTTTGAAGCCAATCACAAACTGATCAACTTTGTCTGTGTTTTTTTCCATAAGTTGACGAGTAGTGTAAGGGATGTAGATCCTACGTTCTTCGTTGTCTCCACCGTCATCTTGAAACACGCCAATGACTTTGAACATGCTGCCCCCCACGTCTATATACTTGCCGAGAGGACTCATGTTGTCAAAGAGATCCTCGCGGACCAGTCGCCCAATGACAGTGTATTTTTCTTGGTTTTTGGTGTCGTCATCATTGATGAACCGGCCTTCCATGATGTATGTCTTCTCTGCAAACTGATACCCTGATCCGACGGCTTGTATGCTGTAGTTGTTGTATTCGTTTTCGTACTTGATCTTTTGGTTGCGGTAGATCCCCGGCGAAATGTAGTCCATGTACATGCCGAAGTTGCGTTTGATGTCTACCAAGTCGTCGTTTCTAAACTCAATCTGACGGTTGGACTTGTACCCTTTGTAAGGCATAGAGGTTCTACCCCGATAGACCCATATGAGGTTGGTCGCGTCATTGAGGAAAAATGATTCGAAAGTGTTCTTGAGGCCGTTGCCTAGCCCAAATAGGATGACAAAGATGAAAATCCCAAGCGCTACGGTGAAGCCAGACAAGAAGGTACGGAGTTTGTTTTTGCTGATGGTCTGGAATATCTCCTGCCAGCGATCTCTATTGAACATACTGTGCGGCTCTTACTTGTTCTACTTTGACATCTTCTATGATCACACCATCTTTGAGGCGTACGATGCGTTTGCACATGTTGGCGATGTCTTCCTCGTGGGTGACGATAAGGATCGTTTTGCCTTCGTCGTTGATCTGCTGGATGAGGTCCATGACCTCATAGGAGGTCTTGGTGTCTAGAGCTCCGGTAGGTTCATCAGCAAGTAGGACCTTAGGGGCTGCTGCCAGTGCACGCGCGATGGCGACTCGTTGTTTTTGTCCCCCAGACATTTCGCTAGGCAGGTGACCCGCCCAGTCGGCGAGCCCTACCTTGGTGAGGTATTCGATGGCTTTTGTATGCCGCTCTTTGCGGTTGGTCTTTTGGTAATAGAGTGGTAGGGCTACATTTTCGGCGGCTGTCTTGTAGTTGATCAAGTTGAACGACTGAAAGACAAAACCCAAAAACTTGTTGCGGTAGTGCGCGGCTTTGGTCTCGTTGAGATTTTTGATGGGGACTTGATCGAGGATGTATTGTCCTTCGTCTGCTTCGTCGAGCATCCCGAGGATGTTGAGCAAGGTAGATTTGCCTGATCCAGACGAGCCCATGATGGCTACTAGTTCACCTTCTTGGATGTGGAGGTTTATTCCTTTCAAGACTTTCAGGGAGTTTTGTCCCATCTGATAAGACTTGTGGACGTCTTTGACTTCTATCATCGGTTAGAGTTGTTGGTATGAAATAATATAATTGACCATTTGCCAATAAGTATCGGTTAGGGACTGTTTATTACAGTCAAAGGTAAAAAAATCTAAAATCTTTATTTTTTCTATAGAAGATGCTCCAAATAGGCCTTGAGTTGCTTCCTTTTGGATTTATTTTATTTCGTAACTGTTTCTTTCTTAATATATTAGAATATTTCCAGAGAATCGTGGAAACGAAGGCGTCTGATATAAATATAATAAATAAAATTGGTTGACCAGTTTTAGGTGTTCCAATTAAGGTGTAGATTTATATCAAATTTGGACTAGGCATTGAATCAGAAGGAGTGTAGGACATCCCTGACTGTATGGGTTTGATGCATTCTAAACATGATACTAAGATGATTCGACTAAATTTTTTGGTGCTATGCCTAAGTGTGGCTAGTGTATTCTCAGTCTCTGAGAGCCAAGCTCAAAATCACGCATTTGAAAAGTGGACGGTAGAGGATGGACTGTCGTCCAATTATCTCAACGGTATCATCCAAGATCGAAGAGGGTTCATATGGATCGCGAGCAACAATGGACTGAACCGATTTGACGGGTATCAATTTCAAAACATCGTTCGTGATGATAACGACAGTACGACGATTTCCAACAATTGGGTGACCTGTTTGCTCGAAGATAGTCAAGGCAACTTTTGGTTTGGGACAGAAGGAGGAGGGCTTAATTATTACCACAGTGCTACGGGTAAGTTCAAGCGCTATGGACACAAGCCTACCGATTTGTCCACGATAAGTAGTGAAAACATCATATCGATTTATGAAGATGGTGCACAGAGGATATGGGTGGGGTCACGTCAAGGCCTGAGTCTGTTTGATCCAGAGCAAGAGACATTTTCCAACTGGAAGGGATATGTCCAATGCGACGATTGTTTTCACAGTATCACAGCTATGGTCGAAGACAGCAAGGGGAATTTGTGGATTGGTGATGAATCTTTTGGGTTGTTTTATTTCAATACCGCAACCAAACAATTTTCGGTTCCGGATATTGCTAATTCGACGGACTATGATGCGGGTTCTTTTTTTCTATATGGGTTGCATTTGGAAGGAAAACTGCTGTACATGGCTACTGCTCAGGGGTTGGTTATATGGGATACAGTCACTCATGAGCTCGTCGAGAAG
The DNA window shown above is from Reichenbachiella sp. 5M10 and carries:
- a CDS encoding efflux RND transporter periplasmic adaptor subunit, which translates into the protein MKKVLKYLAIVIALGGLAFATNFFIQSNSKTVEVFETEKAFIATIQNESVATGKVIPEQEVEIKPQLSGIIDKLFVKEGHVVRTGDLIAKIKVVPNEATLNSAQGRVKNAQIVLKNAQNDFDRNQKLYEKGIIADQAYNNAELNYSQAKQELENAKNDLKIIKEGTAGGGATNTLIRATVPGTILEIPVEEGDQVIESNNFNDGTSIAMIADLTKMIFEGKVDEADVSKLKMDMPLVISLAAIKDKKFDAKLKFIAPKGTEESGTVQFTIEADVFLDEGFFIRAGYSANATMVLDSRENVLSIHEVLLQFDKETGEPYVEVETADQIFERKDVELGLSDGINVEILSGITDEDKIKVWNKTEPVKRDSQYAND
- a CDS encoding ABC transporter permease; translated protein: MKLIFSRDTWQEIFGSIRKNKGRTIITVIGVLWGIFIYITLSGAAKGLNNGFELEFQDMATNSMFVWSNQTSVPYAGFKTGRRPQFKISDVAQLKSKVPQIEFIAPRNVKGMWGGTPALVVFGQKDGSYNIYGDYPSLVKIAAKKIFDGGRFLNEEDIKLARKVCVIGERTQTDLFDKDEDPLGQYIRIDGSYFKVIGVHKYEPGGGFESDSDIYIPFTTFRKLYNSGEDVGWFAIAAYDDANVTQVEIDVKNTLKKIHQIAPEDDRALGSFNLGEMFNRIMGFSNGMTFLSLVVGIATILAGVIGIGNILLISVKERTKELGIRRALGATPGEVRGLILLESVFLTLVAGIMGIILGAVVLFGINAGTQGLDFPYANPTVPISFILGALAIMIILGTLIGLIPAQRAISIKPIDALREE
- a CDS encoding ABC transporter permease → MFNRDRWQEIFQTISKNKLRTFLSGFTVALGIFIFVILFGLGNGLKNTFESFFLNDATNLIWVYRGRTSMPYKGYKSNRQIEFRNDDLVDIKRNFGMYMDYISPGIYRNQKIKYENEYNNYSIQAVGSGYQFAEKTYIMEGRFINDDDTKNQEKYTVIGRLVREDLFDNMSPLGKYIDVGGSMFKVIGVFQDDGGDNEERRIYIPYTTRQLMEKNTDKVDQFVIGFKPEIGFAGAMMFEEKLRQFLKDKHQIHPDDRRGIFIRNVADDLRQNQQFASVLQIIVTFVGLGTLMAGIIGISNIMVFVVKERTKELGIRKALGATPRSVIAMILQESIFITTIAGYIGLFAGILILNSLGVTLEHYFIKNPYIDMQTGVFATVVLILFGAIAGYIPARRAARIKPIVALRDE
- a CDS encoding ABC transporter ATP-binding protein; protein product: MIEVKDVHKSYQMGQNSLKVLKGINLHIQEGELVAIMGSSGSGKSTLLNILGMLDEADEGQYILDQVPIKNLNETKAAHYRNKFLGFVFQSFNLINYKTAAENVALPLYYQKTNRKERHTKAIEYLTKVGLADWAGHLPSEMSGGQKQRVAIARALAAAPKVLLADEPTGALDTKTSYEVMDLIQQINDEGKTILIVTHEEDIANMCKRIVRLKDGVIIEDVKVEQVRAAQYVQ